A region from the Fusarium musae strain F31 chromosome 1, whole genome shotgun sequence genome encodes:
- a CDS encoding hypothetical protein (BUSCO:EOG09263Y3L) → MSSATKEVLSKVRRMIPPMLERFHKGLSPKHWFWVIKTDARTGQLGRVAVIGGSENYTGAPYFSAMASARLGSDLSHVICTPAAATVIKSYSPNLMVHPLMRQSENAKKEHEPAAWNASKDPESNADHIAAQIKDLLPRLHVLVIGPGLGRDPLMHATVAHVIRAAREQELPIVLDADALAIVHTQPELVSGYDGAVLTPNVVEFGKLCDALKVKVDDNAPETARVEALAKTLKGVTVVQKGTKDYISNGETTLTVDLEGGKKRSGGQGDTLTGSIATFLGWRRAYLDRLWDVGKDPIGEHELVGLAAFGGSAITRECSRLAFSKKGRSLQASDLTDEVHISFLNIFGEDDEVDESRL, encoded by the exons ATGTCTTCTGCTACAAAAGAGGTCCTTTCCAAGGTGCGGCGTATGATTCCGCCAATGCTAGAGAGGTTTCACAAGGGTTTGTCGCCAAAGCACTGGTTCTGGGTGATTAAGACTGACGCAAGAACAGGCCAGTTGGGTAGAGTCGCCGTCATCGGCGGCAGTGAAAATTACACAGGTGCACCCTACTTCTCGGCCATGGCAAGCGCAAGGCTGGGCTCTGATCTG TCGCATGTCATTTGCACACCAGCAGCCGCAACTGTCATCAAGTCATACTCGCCAAACCTCATGGTCCATCCGCTGATGCGACAGAGTGAAAACGCCAAAAAGGAACATGAGCCTGCGGCTTGGAATGCTTCCAAGGACCCCGAGTCCAATGCTGACCACATTGCGGCTCAAATCAAAGATCTACTGCCTCGCCTCcatgtcctcgtcatcggACCTGGTCTGGGTCGTGATCCTCTGATGCATGCTACTGTCGCACACGTTATCCGTGCTGCTCGCGAGCAAGAGCTTCCAATTGTATTGGATGCTGATGCTCTGGCGATCGTGCACACGCAGCCCGAGCTGGTGAGTGGTTACGACGGTGCTGTACTGACACCCAACGTTGTCGAGTTTGGCAAATTGTGCGACGCACTGAAAGTCAAAGTCGACGACAATGCGCCTGAGACCGCGCGCGTTGAGGCTCTGGCCAAAACTCTTAAGGGCGTGACAGTGGTTCAGAAGGGTACCAAGGATTACATCTCCAACGGCGAAACAACACTGACTGTGGACCTTGAAGGCGGTAAGAAGAGGAGTGGCGGGCAGGGAGATACTCTGACTGGTTCAATTGCCACATTCCTGGGATGGAGGAGAGCGTACCTGGACCGTCTGTGGGATGTCGGCAAGGACCCCATCGGCGAGCACGAGTTGGTTGGACTCGCGGCCTTCGGTGGCTCTGCTATCACAAGA GAATGTTCTCGTCTAGCCTTTTCTAAGAAGGGACGCAGTCTACAGGCAAGCGACTTGACTGACGAAGTTCATATCTCATTTCTCAACATCTTCggtgaggacgatgaggtAGATGAATCCAGGCTGTAA
- a CDS encoding hypothetical protein (EggNog:ENOG41~MEROPS:MER0215828): MREHHLYVTSLEEYEPNREFVGRNFNAGEVVQLVLKSPITGRWLPFNYVQMVMMHELAHCKQMNHSRAFWTVRNLYASRMHELWSKNYTGDGLWGRGANLATGEWEKNSVLADEVLPEHLCGGTYRSRRKRRVKPQLSYQERKERRVLKKFGKNGVALGADEEEKVKLESGRKIQAKPRVAGSMRGRELRAAAALARFEKQKTELETLKDNDETDSGSGSEFEDQPGEDSRDAVDVNGKKLLDGQGHGMVKVCDDEDGDDPGAEDECRELQRMIRSIKRESPEPQVTEPPQEPRPQVLNNQSPPTAVPASTVKAEPVRGSKQLKIPTASIASATATIGSRVSPPRGSAQPVESTSNQARSGGTCSMCSYDNSGLSLTCAMLVAVFKRRV, encoded by the exons ATGCGAGAACACCACCTGTACGTTACCTCGCTGGAGGAGTACGAGCCAAATCGTGAATTCGTTGGGCGGAATTTTAATGCAGGCGAAGTCGTTCAACTCGTGCTAAAGTCGCCTATTACTGGCCGCTGGTTACCATTCAACTATGTGCAAATGGTCATGATGCATGAGCTGGCACATTGCAAGCAAATGAATCATTCAAGAGCATTCTGGACCGTTCGAAACTTGTACGCTTCTCGGATGCACGAGCTTTGGTCCAAAAACTATACCGGAGACGGCCTCTGGGGAAGGGGTGCTAACCTTGCCACTGGTGAATGGGAAAAGAATAGCGTGCTGGCTGATGAGGTTCTACCAGAGCATCTTTGCGGAGGTACTTACAGATCACGTCGCAAGAGACGGGTCAAGCCACAACTGTCTTACCAAGAGCGAAAGGAAAGGCGAGTCTTAAAGAAGTTTGGCAAGAATGGGGTTGCTCTCGgtgccgatgaagaagaaaaggtcaAGTTGGAGAGTGGCAGGAAGATTCAAGCAAAACCTCGGGTTGCTGGAAGCATGAGAGGACGCGAGCTCCGAGCGGCCGCGGCACTCGCTCGCTTCGAAAAGCAAAAGACAGAGCTCGAGACTCTCAAAGATAATGACGAGACAGATTCCGGGAGTGGCAGCGAATTTGAGGATCAGCCTGGAGAAGATTCTAGGGATGCTGTCGATGTGAATGGTAAGAAACTACTTGATGGACAAGGCCACGGCATGGTCAAAGTctgtgacgatgaggatggagatgatCCTGGGGCCGAGGATGAGTGTCGAGAGCTTCAAAGAATGATTAGGAGCATCAAACGGGAGTCGCCTGAGCCGCAAGTTACAGAACCACCTCAAGAACCTAGGCCTCAGGTTCTCAACAACCAATCACCGCCAACAGCGGTACCTGCTAGTACTGTCAAGGCAGAACCTGTCAGAGGATCTAAACAGCTCAAGATACCAACGGCATCGATAGCCAGTGCAACAGCCACGATCGGGTCCCGAGTTTCGCCCCCTCGAGGTTCAGCTCAGCCAGTCGAATCGACAAGCAACCAGGCACGCTCTGGCGGAACTTGCTCCATGTGCTCTTACGACAATTCTGGTTTATCACTTACATGTGCAAT GCTCGTGGCAGTGTTCAAGCGACGCGTGTAA